From a single Longimicrobium sp. genomic region:
- a CDS encoding ParA family protein, with protein MKIPIINRKGGVAKSTTAINLGAALAQAGELGIARRDYRTLIIDLDPQASTSYTLTGGHEGEGPHLGHVLIDGMHIEDAIRSTTTPNLHLIAACEILGDEEELVRIALAAEITDEQRNRFMRRFRTRLRDALSMLQTPIDVVLIDCPAGVGLPLSLAMTAGDRFLIPSKVDRLGRLYCFLERLIALRAASPYPMAQLLGIVLTDLNYQLSDTADREAEIRSSYGPAVCETVVRRNVTIERAQEAFRTIFEEDPLLRSTGAQCYRDLAAEVLLRGIDSGIDPADLSEEVRLRGTRLGLLRSSPTDVLTVAA; from the coding sequence ATGAAGATCCCCATCATCAACAGAAAAGGCGGCGTCGCCAAGAGCACCACCGCGATCAACCTCGGCGCCGCCCTCGCACAGGCGGGCGAGCTCGGGATCGCGCGGCGGGACTACCGCACGCTGATCATCGACCTCGACCCGCAGGCGAGTACGTCGTACACGCTGACCGGAGGGCACGAGGGCGAGGGGCCCCACCTCGGGCACGTGCTCATCGACGGCATGCACATCGAAGACGCCATCCGGAGCACCACCACCCCGAACCTCCACCTCATCGCGGCCTGCGAAATCCTCGGGGACGAGGAGGAGCTGGTCCGCATCGCGCTCGCGGCTGAAATCACCGATGAACAGAGGAACAGGTTCATGCGGAGGTTCCGCACACGCCTGCGGGATGCGCTGTCCATGCTCCAGACGCCGATCGACGTCGTTCTGATCGACTGCCCGGCCGGCGTGGGGCTCCCCCTGTCACTCGCGATGACCGCCGGCGACAGGTTCCTCATCCCCTCGAAGGTGGACCGTCTGGGCCGCCTCTACTGCTTCCTGGAGCGCCTGATCGCGCTACGCGCGGCAAGCCCGTACCCCATGGCGCAGCTCCTCGGAATCGTTCTCACCGACCTGAACTACCAGCTTTCCGACACGGCGGACCGAGAAGCTGAGATCCGTTCCAGCTATGGACCGGCGGTCTGTGAGACCGTCGTGCGCCGCAACGTGACCATCGAGCGGGCCCAGGAGGCGTTTCGCACCATCTTCGAGGAAGACCCGCTCCTGCGGTCCACCGGTGCGCAATGCTATCGCGATCTCGCCGCCGAAGTGCTGCTGCGCGGCATCGATTCGGGGATCGACCCTGCCGACCTGTCGGAGGAGGTACGCCTGCGCGGCACCCGGCTCGGCCTGCTCCGTTCTTCCCCCACCGACGTTCTCACCGTCGCCGCATGA
- a CDS encoding site-specific DNA-methyltransferase, with the protein MPGEKGTLPRQGDLLLPMLQVLSDAGGTASSEHVREALAEAVALPAGRRSRRTRAGRQGRMVNEWGRHVRWVRQRATLADLVHAPSSGVWSLTDRGDRALRNAVRGVVVQVFVTAQGVMLWGDAHDAAGVIEDGSLDLFMSSLPYPDQVKPYENQHPERAHVDWVLGLADRIRPKLHDNGSMVLNLGSPFERGRPAESTWIHRLILRMVDELDFVLCQTLYWHNPAKLPSPAEWVCIRRERLVPDVEPVLWFAKHPHPYADNSAVLRPYSRSMELRVAGGGEAGARRPSGHALAPGAFGADNGGAIPGALLSAANTDSNSYYFRRCREAGVPAHPARFPSELPERAIGLLTPPGGLVADLLSGSGETAAAAERLGRRWLACDLSLTYVRGSVFHFERSPHFRSHLPDFLRAPAPRQPDLFAASQRMHA; encoded by the coding sequence GTGCCGGGCGAGAAAGGCACGCTGCCGCGGCAGGGCGACCTGCTCCTGCCGATGCTCCAGGTTCTGAGCGACGCGGGAGGCACCGCGTCGAGCGAGCACGTCCGCGAAGCCCTGGCGGAGGCGGTCGCGCTTCCCGCGGGGCGGCGCAGCAGGCGCACCCGGGCGGGCCGGCAAGGGCGGATGGTCAACGAATGGGGGCGGCACGTCCGCTGGGTGCGCCAGCGGGCCACCCTCGCCGACCTCGTCCACGCGCCCAGCAGCGGAGTGTGGTCCCTCACCGATCGGGGCGACAGGGCGCTGCGGAACGCGGTACGCGGCGTCGTCGTCCAGGTGTTCGTCACCGCGCAGGGCGTCATGCTGTGGGGCGACGCCCACGACGCCGCAGGTGTGATCGAGGACGGCAGCCTCGACCTCTTCATGAGCAGCCTGCCGTACCCGGACCAGGTGAAGCCGTACGAGAACCAGCACCCTGAGCGCGCGCACGTCGATTGGGTCCTGGGGCTGGCCGACCGCATCCGCCCGAAGTTGCACGACAACGGATCGATGGTGCTCAACCTCGGGTCGCCGTTCGAGCGTGGCCGGCCGGCGGAATCCACGTGGATCCACCGGCTGATCCTGCGGATGGTGGACGAGCTCGACTTCGTGCTGTGCCAGACGCTCTACTGGCACAACCCGGCCAAGCTCCCGTCGCCCGCGGAGTGGGTGTGCATCCGCCGGGAGCGGCTCGTTCCGGATGTCGAGCCGGTGCTCTGGTTCGCCAAGCACCCCCACCCGTACGCAGACAACTCCGCGGTCCTGCGCCCCTACAGCAGGTCGATGGAGCTGCGCGTCGCGGGCGGCGGCGAGGCGGGGGCGCGCCGGCCGAGTGGGCACGCGCTCGCGCCGGGCGCGTTCGGGGCAGACAACGGGGGGGCAATCCCGGGAGCCTTGCTCTCGGCGGCGAACACCGACAGCAACTCGTACTACTTCCGGAGATGCCGGGAGGCCGGAGTCCCCGCGCATCCCGCCCGCTTCCCCAGTGAGCTGCCGGAGCGCGCGATCGGCCTCCTCACCCCGCCGGGCGGCCTTGTTGCCGACCTGCTGTCCGGATCCGGCGAAACGGCGGCGGCCGCGGAACGGCTCGGGCGCCGCTGGCTCGCGTGCGACCTCTCGCTGACATATGTGCGCGGGTCGGTCTTCCACTTCGAGCGGTCCCCGCACTTCCGCTCCCACCTCCCCGACTTCCTGCGGGCGCCCGCGCCCCGGCAGCCGGACCTCTTCGCAGCATCACAGCGAATGCATGCATGA
- the dnaN gene encoding DNA polymerase III subunit beta, producing MAKGKETTTKEARSRVAGADRSRRGREKPEVPGGTKRGEEKREAAAEAEAVSPTVSTESAPAPARQRRARAAGRTRVEAAGDAGSTQRAQEEEGAVATVPLSTDTAAVAQVAETEAEAPTEAVATALESHVGSTAAVAPNEADVGVAASAEEVGASDDGGAAGTGVVIDAATEAAIDAALDEVFGAADGVSGTAPATDAEAPEQTAVLAQDVPAPAAASDPTVLLQPEPQNVMEVGLKPQDVKAGLAAVVAGLPGKASLPVLHSILIETDGPEHVRLTATDLDTTVTRRIAGTVSEPGAVLVAGKKFHEIVREIPDGCVLTLRLKEDTLHLWCQATRTRYKLPTIPRGEYPTPPGIQWDGNAFGIDGATLALMIERTGFATSTEETRPILNGVLWEFSEADMGMVATNGHRLSGTHLALDTGSGHPEMIIHPRALGMVARLPAEGEVVQVACTENHVGFRGDGWEIITRLMVGPYPDYRQVLPKDNDKWLVADKAALTAALRRMVIVASEQTHRVKFTLGEEPTLMRISVESADLGTAEEYVAVEYEGDPLEIGFNALYLLELLRYCPAGEVRMTFRAPERAATIVPVDDSSGARTEMLVMPLRLL from the coding sequence ATGGCGAAGGGAAAAGAGACTACGACGAAGGAGGCGCGCTCGCGCGTGGCGGGTGCCGACCGCTCGCGCCGCGGGCGGGAGAAGCCCGAGGTACCGGGCGGAACGAAGCGCGGGGAGGAGAAGCGCGAGGCCGCGGCGGAGGCGGAGGCGGTGAGCCCCACCGTGAGCACCGAGAGCGCTCCCGCGCCCGCGCGCCAGCGCCGGGCTCGCGCGGCGGGCCGGACGCGCGTGGAGGCGGCAGGCGACGCCGGGTCGACGCAGCGGGCGCAGGAGGAGGAGGGCGCCGTCGCAACGGTCCCCCTGAGCACCGACACGGCCGCCGTGGCCCAGGTCGCCGAGACGGAGGCCGAGGCCCCGACCGAGGCCGTCGCGACCGCGTTGGAGTCGCACGTCGGCAGCACGGCGGCCGTGGCCCCGAACGAGGCCGACGTGGGCGTCGCCGCGTCCGCCGAGGAAGTCGGCGCCAGCGACGACGGCGGGGCCGCGGGCACCGGCGTGGTGATCGACGCGGCAACCGAGGCGGCGATCGACGCCGCCCTGGACGAGGTATTCGGGGCCGCGGACGGCGTCAGCGGCACCGCGCCCGCCACGGACGCCGAGGCGCCGGAGCAGACCGCGGTGCTCGCACAGGACGTCCCCGCGCCCGCGGCGGCGAGCGACCCGACCGTGCTGCTGCAGCCGGAGCCGCAGAACGTGATGGAGGTCGGGCTGAAGCCGCAGGACGTGAAGGCGGGGCTGGCGGCCGTGGTGGCGGGGCTGCCGGGGAAAGCCTCGCTCCCGGTCCTGCACAGCATCCTGATCGAGACCGACGGGCCCGAGCACGTCCGGCTGACGGCGACCGACCTCGACACCACCGTCACGCGCCGGATCGCCGGCACGGTGAGCGAGCCGGGCGCGGTGCTCGTCGCCGGCAAGAAGTTCCACGAGATCGTGCGGGAGATCCCCGACGGCTGCGTGCTGACCCTGCGGCTGAAGGAGGACACGCTCCACCTGTGGTGCCAGGCCACGCGGACCCGCTACAAGCTCCCCACCATCCCCCGCGGCGAGTACCCCACTCCCCCGGGCATCCAGTGGGACGGCAACGCGTTCGGCATTGACGGCGCCACGCTGGCGCTGATGATCGAGCGGACGGGCTTCGCGACATCGACCGAGGAGACCCGCCCGATCCTGAACGGCGTCCTGTGGGAGTTCTCCGAGGCGGACATGGGCATGGTCGCCACGAACGGCCATCGCCTGTCCGGCACCCACCTGGCGCTCGACACGGGGTCCGGCCACCCCGAGATGATCATCCACCCGCGGGCGCTGGGGATGGTCGCGCGGCTCCCGGCCGAGGGCGAGGTGGTCCAGGTCGCGTGCACCGAGAACCACGTGGGCTTCCGCGGCGACGGGTGGGAGATCATCACCCGTCTGATGGTGGGCCCGTACCCGGACTACCGCCAGGTGCTGCCGAAGGACAACGACAAGTGGCTGGTGGCCGACAAGGCCGCGCTGACGGCCGCGCTGCGGCGCATGGTGATCGTGGCCAGCGAGCAGACGCACCGGGTGAAGTTCACGCTCGGGGAGGAGCCCACCCTGATGCGCATCTCGGTCGAGTCGGCCGACTTGGGCACGGCCGAGGAGTACGTCGCGGTCGAGTACGAGGGCGACCCGCTGGAGATCGGCTTCAACGCGCTGTACCTGTTGGAGCTGCTGCGCTACTGCCCGGCGGGCGAGGTCCGCATGACCTTCAGGGCGCCCGAGCGCGCGGCGACCATCGTTCCGGTGGACGACAGCAGCGGCGCCCGGACGGAGATGCTGGTGATGCCGCTGCGCCTCCTGTAG
- a CDS encoding DNA cytosine methyltransferase, with protein MIAIADSSAPGGIRLPGPRARRRAAPSKPQPPRRRFGHVSGWLDRIVGPYDKLGIRRTLLLCDLFCGAGGFTTGAMRALRELGLEAVMAAVNHWPVAIATHHLNHPHVRHYIEDVKAANPVDIVPERYLDVLLCSPSCVFFSRARGGRPNSDQKRMDPKAILRWLDAIDVRVLICENVPEFRFWCRIDPATNKPIPAEKGKLFRKWIRQIERRGYRVEWRVLTCADYGDPTSRQRWFMIARKDDEPIVWPARSHSQHGGVDDEGRSLLKWRGAAEIIDWEDRGTSIFNRRPRRKGYRAPKGTPKQLRALAYNTLRRVKAGTDRFTGPWAAAFAAAIEDEMEMVLLDAAGLDRPARRPLLTFRWTEDGAARVEPEAAKVVFHPGELIVLPGEEESVIIPAAPDPYLVMMYGTNTFRPVGAPAPAVTAGGQHIALSQAVVRDGGLFAYTCANRTENAPRGVLQPVAPILTGTGGGLWVANPHVHAYTLSQQSCGAPRATSKPVPTVATAGAIALAIPALVSMKGRSTVRSVNHPTPAVTAHAAYLALSQYLVSVNHGDGPSGNYARRIRDIREPVQGLTGSRGLALLDPIVRGALPVEAYTAAFFGSNLGRPNASAPLCNPLGAVTTKARYGLCRPSITSYLVPQFVERAGQAPRLHRIDHPAPAVTSHGAGALVVPLLLRFDNASAGGSCVRGMADPIWTVTGKTGCGLLESYIISPRHSRPGGGPVPRHVALPVPTLTGGGSQVGVVSANAGRQLTLLSEERSDPELGLGGAVAAPARSAGRIIWVDGVLVQIDVAFRMLRNRELARAHSFDEAESTYEFIGTEAEQTKQVGNSVPVCTAQALVLSQIRNIPGVIPIEHARGALDVPEAPVHQLLAAA; from the coding sequence TTGATCGCGATCGCCGACAGCAGCGCCCCGGGCGGCATTCGCCTTCCGGGGCCGCGAGCGCGGCGGCGGGCGGCTCCCTCGAAGCCGCAGCCGCCGCGCCGCCGTTTCGGGCACGTATCCGGGTGGCTCGACCGGATCGTCGGGCCCTACGACAAGTTGGGAATCCGGCGCACGCTGCTTCTCTGCGACCTGTTCTGCGGCGCAGGCGGCTTCACGACCGGGGCCATGCGCGCGCTTCGCGAGTTGGGGCTCGAGGCGGTGATGGCGGCCGTGAACCACTGGCCCGTCGCCATCGCCACGCATCACCTCAACCACCCGCACGTCCGCCACTACATCGAGGATGTCAAGGCAGCCAATCCGGTGGACATCGTCCCGGAACGGTATCTCGACGTTCTGCTGTGCAGCCCCAGCTGTGTCTTCTTCTCGCGCGCTCGCGGCGGCCGCCCGAACAGCGATCAGAAGCGGATGGACCCGAAGGCGATCCTCCGCTGGCTGGACGCCATCGACGTGCGGGTCCTGATATGCGAGAACGTACCTGAGTTCCGGTTTTGGTGTCGGATCGATCCGGCTACGAACAAGCCGATTCCCGCTGAGAAGGGGAAGCTGTTCCGCAAGTGGATCCGGCAGATCGAGCGGCGTGGGTACCGCGTCGAGTGGCGCGTCCTGACCTGCGCCGACTACGGCGATCCCACGAGCCGCCAGCGCTGGTTCATGATCGCGCGGAAGGACGACGAGCCCATCGTCTGGCCGGCACGGTCCCACTCGCAGCACGGCGGTGTGGACGACGAAGGGCGCAGCCTCCTGAAGTGGCGCGGCGCGGCCGAGATCATCGATTGGGAGGACCGCGGAACTTCCATCTTCAACCGTCGCCCGCGCAGGAAGGGCTACCGGGCGCCGAAGGGGACGCCGAAGCAGCTCCGGGCGCTCGCGTACAACACGCTGCGCCGCGTGAAAGCGGGCACAGACCGGTTCACGGGACCGTGGGCCGCGGCCTTCGCAGCGGCGATCGAAGACGAGATGGAGATGGTGCTGCTGGACGCGGCAGGCCTCGACCGGCCGGCCCGGCGCCCTCTCCTCACGTTCCGGTGGACCGAGGACGGGGCGGCGCGCGTCGAGCCGGAGGCCGCCAAGGTCGTCTTCCATCCCGGCGAGCTGATCGTGCTTCCGGGGGAGGAAGAGTCCGTCATCATCCCGGCCGCCCCTGACCCGTACCTGGTCATGATGTACGGGACCAACACCTTCCGCCCGGTGGGCGCCCCGGCCCCGGCAGTGACGGCCGGGGGACAGCACATCGCGCTGTCGCAGGCGGTGGTGCGGGATGGTGGGCTGTTCGCGTACACGTGCGCGAACAGGACGGAGAACGCGCCGCGGGGCGTCCTCCAGCCCGTAGCCCCCATCCTGACCGGGACCGGGGGCGGGCTGTGGGTCGCGAACCCGCACGTCCATGCCTACACGCTCTCGCAGCAGTCCTGCGGGGCTCCGCGGGCTACGAGCAAGCCGGTCCCGACGGTGGCTACGGCGGGCGCGATCGCGCTCGCGATCCCTGCCCTGGTATCGATGAAGGGACGTTCGACCGTCCGCAGCGTCAATCACCCGACACCGGCGGTCACGGCACACGCCGCATACCTCGCCCTCAGCCAGTACCTGGTTTCCGTCAACCACGGAGATGGGCCGAGCGGCAACTACGCCCGGCGTATCCGCGACATCCGGGAGCCGGTTCAGGGACTGACGGGAAGCCGGGGCCTCGCGCTGCTCGATCCGATCGTGCGCGGCGCGCTCCCCGTGGAGGCGTACACTGCGGCCTTCTTCGGCAGCAATCTCGGCCGCCCGAACGCCTCCGCCCCCCTGTGCAATCCGCTCGGCGCAGTCACCACGAAGGCGCGCTACGGCCTGTGTCGGCCGTCGATCACGTCGTACCTGGTGCCGCAGTTCGTCGAGCGCGCCGGCCAGGCGCCTCGCCTGCACCGGATCGACCACCCGGCCCCGGCGGTCACGAGCCACGGTGCGGGCGCGCTGGTCGTGCCCCTGCTACTCCGCTTCGACAACGCGAGCGCCGGAGGGTCGTGCGTCCGCGGGATGGCCGACCCGATCTGGACGGTCACGGGCAAGACGGGATGCGGGCTGCTGGAGTCGTACATCATCAGCCCGCGGCACAGCCGCCCGGGCGGCGGGCCCGTACCGCGCCACGTCGCCCTCCCTGTCCCCACGCTCACTGGAGGCGGTTCCCAGGTCGGCGTCGTCAGCGCCAACGCAGGCCGTCAGCTGACGCTGCTCTCCGAGGAACGCTCGGATCCCGAGCTGGGCCTGGGAGGCGCGGTGGCCGCACCGGCTCGCTCGGCGGGGCGGATCATCTGGGTCGACGGCGTGCTGGTGCAAATCGACGTGGCGTTCCGGATGTTGCGCAACCGGGAGCTGGCGCGGGCGCACTCCTTCGATGAAGCGGAGAGCACCTACGAGTTCATCGGCACAGAGGCGGAGCAGACGAAGCAGGTGGGCAATTCGGTCCCAGTTTGCACCGCCCAGGCCCTCGTGCTCTCCCAGATCCGCAACATCCCCGGCGTGATCCCGATCGAGCACGCGCGCGGCGCGCTCGATGTACCCGAAGCGCCGGTTCACCAGCTCCTCGCCGCCGCATGA